A genomic stretch from Telmatocola sphagniphila includes:
- a CDS encoding AMP-binding protein has product MYSISPGLFGIIANSSQLEWLDLFAICAAFLLYLFGLILFPRFFAQPLIWLLTHTIYRVRIFDRDKVPAEGPALIVCNHVSYVDWLFVWAACPRKVRFVGWAGFAKYRLISWVFQITNTIPIDMRASPKAILRTLDSIAEALDAGEVICIFPEATLTRTGTMLPFHRGMERILKNTKRDVPIIPTFLSQVWGSIFSYRTGKLFWKLPEQIPYPVMVTFGSALPKTTPAAEVRRVLEEVSAEAAIREQAYLLPPHRCFVRRACKFRFLNKPCIIDTSTPVHRTLSFGKTLVASICLSRWLKTKLGNEIYVGIWLPSSAGCALANVALGLLGKTTVNLNYTAGKEANLSSARHGMKAVLTSRKFLEKIPLELDDSIERIFLEDGVKAISKYQQISTFLKVVLLPGWVVDLFVLRLGKQSVKDQATVIFSSGTTGQPKGIVLSHGNITSEVSSFCQRVGFITSDRFLGVLPIFHSFGYTVTFWAPLVSGFSVVFYPDPRQAREIGEICRKHRCTLLASTATFLRLYIRRTEKADFATLRIIVCGAEKLPPTLAEEFHKTFDIWPQEGYGCTELSPVVSVNIADVALGGLTQQNQRIGSIGQPIPGVAARIVNPDTYESLGLNKEGMLLIKGPNVMLGYLNQPEMTAKVIRDGWYVTGDMGKIDDDGFIYITGRISRFAKIGGEMVPLEKVEEEMLNIVGTADRLLALTAIPDERKGERLMVLHLSSLQANKKEILTKLSEKGIPNLWIPGERDFFQIEELPVLGTGKLDLKKLKDLALEIGKKS; this is encoded by the coding sequence ATGTATTCGATCTCGCCGGGATTGTTCGGAATAATCGCCAACTCCTCTCAACTCGAATGGCTGGACCTTTTCGCAATCTGCGCAGCTTTCCTGCTTTACCTTTTCGGGCTGATACTTTTCCCCAGATTTTTCGCTCAACCCCTAATCTGGTTGCTCACACACACCATCTATAGGGTTCGCATTTTCGACCGCGACAAAGTTCCCGCGGAAGGACCGGCTCTGATCGTTTGTAATCATGTCAGCTATGTCGATTGGCTTTTTGTCTGGGCGGCTTGCCCGCGCAAGGTGCGATTTGTCGGCTGGGCCGGTTTCGCCAAGTACCGATTGATCTCCTGGGTTTTTCAGATCACCAATACGATCCCCATCGATATGCGGGCCAGCCCGAAGGCGATTCTGCGAACGCTGGACAGCATTGCGGAAGCGCTGGACGCCGGAGAGGTCATTTGCATTTTCCCGGAAGCCACTCTGACGCGGACGGGAACCATGCTGCCCTTCCATCGCGGCATGGAACGAATTCTGAAAAATACGAAACGCGATGTGCCGATTATCCCCACGTTTCTCAGTCAGGTCTGGGGATCAATCTTCAGCTACCGGACTGGTAAATTGTTCTGGAAGCTGCCGGAACAGATTCCCTACCCCGTCATGGTCACTTTCGGTTCAGCATTACCGAAAACCACACCAGCAGCTGAAGTGAGGCGCGTCCTCGAAGAAGTTTCGGCCGAGGCGGCCATTCGCGAGCAGGCGTATCTGCTCCCCCCCCATCGCTGCTTCGTTCGAAGGGCGTGCAAATTCCGATTTTTGAACAAGCCCTGCATCATAGACACCAGTACTCCCGTGCACCGCACGCTGAGCTTCGGGAAGACTCTGGTCGCCAGCATCTGTTTGTCGCGCTGGTTAAAAACCAAATTGGGAAATGAAATCTACGTCGGCATTTGGCTTCCCTCCAGCGCGGGCTGCGCGCTCGCAAACGTAGCCCTGGGATTACTTGGAAAAACGACCGTTAATCTCAACTACACGGCCGGAAAGGAAGCCAACCTCTCTTCAGCCCGTCACGGTATGAAAGCCGTTCTGACCTCCCGGAAGTTCCTCGAAAAGATTCCTCTGGAATTAGATGACTCCATCGAGCGAATTTTTCTCGAAGACGGCGTCAAAGCGATCAGCAAGTACCAGCAAATTTCCACTTTCCTGAAAGTCGTTTTGCTTCCTGGGTGGGTGGTCGATCTTTTCGTACTGCGGTTGGGTAAGCAAAGCGTCAAAGATCAGGCCACGGTCATCTTCTCGAGCGGCACTACCGGTCAACCCAAGGGAATCGTTCTCAGCCACGGAAATATCACTTCGGAAGTCTCCTCATTCTGTCAGCGGGTGGGCTTCATTACCTCCGACCGATTTCTGGGCGTTTTGCCGATCTTCCACAGTTTTGGCTACACGGTCACCTTCTGGGCTCCGCTGGTTTCCGGATTTTCGGTCGTGTTCTATCCCGATCCCCGTCAGGCCCGAGAGATTGGTGAAATCTGCCGGAAACACCGGTGCACACTCCTGGCCAGTACCGCCACTTTTCTGCGCCTCTACATTCGCCGTACTGAAAAAGCGGACTTCGCAACTTTGCGGATCATCGTCTGCGGCGCCGAGAAATTACCGCCGACTCTCGCCGAGGAATTCCACAAAACCTTCGACATCTGGCCTCAGGAGGGTTACGGCTGTACCGAACTTTCCCCCGTAGTTTCGGTAAACATCGCGGATGTCGCCCTGGGAGGTTTAACGCAACAGAACCAGCGCATCGGCTCGATCGGCCAGCCGATTCCGGGAGTCGCCGCACGCATCGTCAATCCCGATACTTACGAATCGCTCGGCCTAAACAAGGAGGGGATGCTCCTAATCAAAGGGCCGAACGTCATGCTCGGCTATCTGAACCAACCGGAAATGACGGCCAAGGTCATTCGAGATGGATGGTATGTCACGGGCGATATGGGTAAGATCGACGATGATGGCTTCATTTACATCACCGGTCGAATCTCTCGCTTCGCCAAGATTGGCGGCGAAATGGTACCGCTGGAAAAAGTCGAAGAGGAGATGCTCAATATTGTCGGAACGGCCGATCGCCTTCTGGCTTTAACCGCCATACCAGATGAACGCAAAGGCGAACGCCTGATGGTATTACACCTATCGTCCCTGCAGGCCAACAAAAAAGAGATCCTGACGAAATTGAGCGAAAAAGGAATTCCCAATCTCTGGATTCCGGGCGAGCGGGACTTCTTCCAGATCGAAGAACTGCCCGTGTTAGGTACCGGCAAACTCGACCTCAAGAAACTCAAAGATCTGGCGCTGGAGATAGGTAAAAAATCGTGA